A part of Cannabis sativa cultivar Pink pepper isolate KNU-18-1 chromosome 6, ASM2916894v1, whole genome shotgun sequence genomic DNA contains:
- the LOC115725181 gene encoding uncharacterized protein LOC115725181, producing the protein MLLRSSSTPILNQWFSSQSKDSCSEAEIASHIPRNRSISLSLSSSSYSSPSSQSSYSASPARDSSTAKMTRAFSETDLRDLSVPKKKSYDKILDGFSEEEEDDRCYGLKCATTAPLDNGVGLFSSSQNQESYIGSRGNGLVSVLVGGGIGSGGGKICGGGGSNGGSNGGDDGNSGSWDSDYGTDVYYQKMIEANPGNSLLLSNYAKYLKDVRGDFVKAEEYCGRAILSNPNDGDVLSMYGDLIWQGHKDASRAETYFDQAVKASPDDCFVLASYARFLWDSEEDDDEEEANTELSTPNFFRGTTPIAASS; encoded by the exons ATGCTTCTACGAAGCTCGTCAACTCCGATTTTGAATCAATGGTTTTCGTCTCAGTCAAAGGATTCGTGTTCAGAGGCTGAGATAGCTAGCCATATACCCAGAAACCGTTCCATATCACTCTCCCTTTCCTCTTCCTCCTACTCCTCACCTTCTTCTCAATCGTCGTATTCAGCATCGCCGGCCAGGGATTCATCTACGGCGAAGATGACACGGGCTTTCTCCGAGACCGATCTCCGGGACCTCTCGGTGCCAAAGAAGAAGTCTTACGACAAAATCCTTGATGGTTTttcagaggaagaggaggatGACAGGTGTTATGGGCTTAAGTGTGCTACGACGGCGCCATTGGATAATGGGGTGGGCTTATTTTCGAGCTCGCAAAACCAAGAGTCTTATATTGGATCCAGAGGTAATGGGTTGGTGAGCGTTTTGGTAGGAGGTGGAATTGGTAGTGGCGGTGGGAAAATCTGTGGTGGGGGTGGTAGTAATGGTGGATCCAACGGTGGAGATGATGGGAATTCTGGGTCTTGGGATTCGGATTATGGGACTGATGTGTATTATCAAAAAATGATCGAAGCCAATCCGGGGAATTCTCTTCTTCTGAGCAATTACGCCAAGTATTTAAAAGAT GTGCGTGGTGATTTTGTGAAAGCAGAAGAGTATTGTGGTAGAGCCATATTATCCAATCCGAATGATGGTGATGTTCTATCCATGTATGGAGACTTGATATGGCAAGGTCACAAGGATGCTTCAAGAGCAGAGACTTACTTTGATCAAGCTGTTAAGGCCTCTCCAGATGATTG TTTTGTTTTAGCATCATATGCTCGGTTTCTTTGGGATtctgaagaagatgatgatgaggaAGAGGCAAATACAGAATTATCAACACCCAATTTCTTTAGAGGGACAACTCCTATAGCTGCTTCTTCTTAG